From one Candidatus Polarisedimenticolia bacterium genomic stretch:
- a CDS encoding sigma factor-like helix-turn-helix DNA-binding protein encodes EELRTSVILRDLQGLSYSEIAETLKVAVGTVKSRIHRGRLELAQLLMEGRAAGPQAADAEEESGA; translated from the coding sequence CCGAGGAGCTGAGGACTTCGGTGATACTCAGGGATCTTCAAGGATTGTCGTACTCCGAGATTGCGGAGACCCTCAAGGTGGCGGTCGGAACGGTCAAGTCGAGGATTCATCGCGGTCGGCTGGAGCTGGCGCAGCTGCTGATGGAAGGGCGCGCAGCAGGACCGCAGGCCGCCGACGCCGAAGAGGAGAGCGGCGCATGA